From the genome of Candidatus Dormiibacterota bacterium, one region includes:
- a CDS encoding enoyl-CoA hydratase/isomerase family protein encodes MSGNGSTTTTQQTPFGREARAFDGKRVINYWKDGHIGFIEMDDPPANTYTHEMMRQLDEAILDARFDEDVEVIVLTGKGEKFFSAGANIAMLNSVTPEFKYMFCLHANETLSRLEQTPKLVIAALNGHCVGGGMEIAMACDIRIARKDGGKIGLPEVSLGVLPGTGGTQRLARLVGKPRAIELMVTGKTFSYEQAQDWGVITDVIEGSADEFRAQIVQYARQFCTPNKAPMAVGHIKRAVQTGAEIPLQDALALERELQSLLFKSEDAKEGIAAYNEKRVAKFKNK; translated from the coding sequence ATGAGCGGTAACGGAAGCACAACCACGACCCAGCAGACTCCGTTCGGTCGAGAGGCGCGAGCGTTCGACGGAAAGCGCGTCATCAATTATTGGAAAGACGGACACATCGGGTTCATCGAGATGGACGATCCGCCGGCCAACACCTACACGCACGAAATGATGCGTCAGCTCGACGAAGCGATTCTCGATGCACGCTTCGACGAAGACGTTGAGGTGATCGTCCTCACCGGCAAAGGCGAGAAATTTTTCTCGGCCGGCGCGAACATCGCGATGCTCAATTCGGTCACGCCGGAATTCAAATACATGTTCTGCCTGCATGCCAACGAGACGCTCTCGCGTTTGGAGCAGACGCCCAAGCTCGTGATCGCGGCGCTCAACGGACACTGCGTCGGCGGCGGCATGGAGATCGCGATGGCGTGCGACATTCGCATCGCGCGCAAGGACGGCGGAAAGATCGGCCTGCCGGAGGTCTCGCTCGGCGTGCTCCCGGGTACCGGCGGTACGCAGCGCCTCGCGCGATTGGTCGGAAAGCCGCGCGCCATCGAATTGATGGTAACGGGCAAGACCTTCAGCTACGAACAAGCCCAGGACTGGGGCGTGATCACCGATGTCATCGAGGGCTCGGCGGACGAATTCCGCGCGCAAATCGTGCAGTATGCCCGGCAGTTCTGCACTCCGAACAAGGCCCCGATGGCGGTCGGACACATCAAGCGCGCCGTTCAGACGGGTGCGGAAATTCCGCTCCAAGATGCGCTAGCGCTCGAACGCGAATTGCAGTCGTTGCTCTTCAAGAGCGAGGACGCGAAAGAAGGCATTGCGGCGTACAACGAAAAGCGCGTCGCCAAGTTCAAAAATAAGTAG
- a CDS encoding MBL fold metallo-hydrolase RNA specificity domain-containing protein — translation MFRLREKSLYLEGPDLWVDSMRSRERCYVSHGHADHAREHRTVVTSPNTAAICRVRFPRRAKRPDRAPVVFEEHAFNEPWEEGGHRFTLFSAGHVLGSAQLLVEGETGRFVYTGDFKLAPSLTTEPTEVKPCDVVLMECTFGRPQYVFPPREEIAGEMAAFARAALEAGTVPVFYAYSLGKAQEAMAILGEAGLALTVHHSIDAMSRVYRERGIQLPAYEAYDEATFAGDRVLVWPPSGKELPARIHKKPLRSAVLTGWALDRGAHYRYGVERAFALSDHADYPSLLRYIELAAPRKVLLNHGWRDFVHRLRRLGIDAEYLEDHAQLSLF, via the coding sequence GTGTTCCGCCTCCGTGAAAAATCGCTCTACCTCGAGGGCCCCGATCTGTGGGTCGATAGCATGCGCTCGCGCGAGCGCTGCTACGTCTCGCACGGGCACGCCGACCACGCTCGCGAGCACCGCACCGTGGTCACCTCGCCCAATACGGCGGCCATCTGCCGCGTGCGCTTTCCGCGCCGGGCCAAGCGCCCCGATCGCGCACCCGTGGTCTTCGAGGAGCACGCTTTCAACGAGCCCTGGGAGGAAGGCGGGCACCGCTTCACGCTCTTCTCGGCCGGGCACGTCCTGGGCAGCGCGCAGCTCTTGGTTGAAGGCGAGACGGGGCGCTTCGTCTATACCGGCGACTTCAAGCTCGCGCCCTCGCTCACGACGGAGCCGACCGAAGTCAAGCCGTGCGACGTGGTGCTGATGGAGTGCACGTTCGGGCGGCCGCAGTACGTCTTTCCGCCGCGCGAAGAGATTGCGGGCGAGATGGCGGCGTTTGCTCGTGCCGCGCTGGAGGCCGGCACGGTCCCGGTTTTCTACGCATACTCCCTCGGTAAGGCGCAGGAGGCGATGGCGATTCTCGGCGAGGCCGGGCTCGCGCTCACGGTGCATCACAGCATCGACGCGATGTCGCGCGTCTATCGCGAGCGCGGCATCCAGCTTCCCGCCTATGAGGCGTACGACGAGGCGACGTTTGCGGGCGATCGCGTGCTGGTGTGGCCGCCGTCCGGCAAAGAGCTTCCGGCTCGCATCCACAAAAAGCCGTTGCGCAGTGCGGTCTTGACGGGATGGGCGCTCGATCGCGGCGCACACTACCGCTACGGGGTCGAACGGGCATTCGCGCTTTCGGACCATGCGGATTATCCGTCGCTCCTGCGCTACATCGAGCTAGCGGCACCGCGTAAGGTGCTGCTCAATCATGGCTGGCGCGATTTCGTGCATCGTTTGCGTAGGCTCGGCATCGATGCGGAGTATTTGGAGGACCATGCGCAACTCTCGCTTTTCTAG
- the cysK gene encoding cysteine synthase A has protein sequence MARIYDNLADTFGNTPLVKLPRLGKGLPGTVLVKMESFNPAGSVKDRIGVAMIEAAERDGRLLPGMTILEPTSGNTGIALAFVAAAKGYSCILVMPDTMTIERRSLLKAYGAQVVLTPGADGMKGAIAKAESIRATAPARYFVPQQFENPANPEIHRRTTAEEIWRDTDGAVDVFVAMVGTGGTITGVGELLKERKPGVRIVAGEPDASPVLSGGAAAPHKIQGTGTGFVPKVLDTKVYDEIIRVTDADAIAMARRAAREEGMLVGISAGANIWAALQIAARPEMKGKTIVTIACDTGERYLSNPVFTEQEAVIVEPALA, from the coding sequence ATGGCACGCATTTACGACAATCTTGCCGATACGTTCGGCAATACTCCGCTCGTGAAACTCCCGAGGCTCGGGAAAGGCCTTCCCGGCACAGTGCTGGTCAAGATGGAGTCGTTCAACCCGGCCGGCTCGGTGAAGGATCGCATCGGCGTCGCGATGATCGAAGCCGCCGAGCGCGACGGCCGCCTGCTTCCAGGCATGACGATTCTCGAGCCGACCAGCGGCAACACCGGCATCGCGCTCGCCTTCGTGGCGGCCGCCAAAGGCTACTCGTGCATCTTAGTGATGCCCGACACGATGACGATCGAACGGCGCAGCCTTCTCAAAGCCTACGGCGCGCAAGTCGTCCTAACGCCCGGCGCAGACGGCATGAAAGGCGCGATTGCCAAAGCCGAAAGCATCCGCGCGACCGCGCCGGCCCGCTACTTCGTCCCGCAGCAATTCGAGAACCCCGCAAACCCGGAGATCCATCGCCGCACGACAGCCGAGGAAATCTGGCGCGATACCGACGGAGCCGTCGACGTCTTCGTCGCCATGGTCGGCACCGGCGGCACGATCACCGGCGTCGGCGAACTGCTCAAAGAGCGCAAACCCGGCGTGCGCATCGTCGCGGGCGAACCCGACGCATCGCCGGTCCTTTCAGGCGGAGCGGCGGCCCCGCACAAGATCCAAGGCACCGGTACCGGCTTCGTTCCAAAGGTTCTGGATACGAAAGTATACGACGAAATCATCCGCGTCACCGATGCCGATGCGATCGCGATGGCGCGCCGCGCCGCGCGAGAAGAAGGCATGCTCGTCGGTATCTCCGCCGGTGCCAACATCTGGGCGGCACTGCAGATTGCCGCGCGTCCCGAGATGAAGGGCAAAACGATCGTCACCATCGCCTGCGATACCGGCGAACGCTATTTGAGCAATCCGGTCTTCACCGAACAAGAAGCCGTCATCGTCGAACCCGCGCTGGCTTGA
- a CDS encoding Phenylacetic acid catabolic protein: MARISTFDDWIDLLKDWQHDIGLDQDLIERYMPGYAFEAKYGELPTSEIYFGDFRGERRWEKIGEIPDQRMRDAVLNMIVYQGDTEFASNEQQRFLVNNAPSEYDLGALVRIMVEETRHGYQMCHLLVNHFGSEGKIEAQKMLERRAFGKKNRLLNAFNEDVTHWLDFFAYTNFMDRDGKFQLSMLSHSSFAPLAASMGPMLREEAFHMGTGITGLRRIAKAAVIPVEMQQKYYNKWISGSLDLFGTDHSGSAQWAYTWGIKGRVDEDKTGEAVDKEMLNERARGQFYDEIGKTIDRVNEVNQSETKFYLPDLRFNRKIGQFSGERYSVDGRRLTEAEWESYAPSVLPTGADDAVLASYFKNPGWIAPKGSNSISQN, translated from the coding sequence ATGGCGCGTATTTCCACCTTCGACGACTGGATTGACCTGCTCAAAGACTGGCAGCACGATATTGGCCTGGATCAGGATCTCATCGAGCGCTATATGCCGGGGTACGCCTTCGAGGCGAAGTACGGCGAGTTGCCCACCTCCGAAATCTATTTCGGCGATTTTCGCGGCGAGCGCCGCTGGGAGAAGATCGGCGAAATTCCCGACCAGCGTATGCGGGACGCGGTGCTGAACATGATCGTCTATCAGGGCGATACCGAGTTCGCCTCCAACGAGCAGCAGCGTTTTCTGGTGAACAACGCGCCGAGCGAGTATGACCTCGGTGCGCTGGTGCGGATTATGGTCGAAGAGACGCGCCACGGCTATCAAATGTGCCATCTCCTCGTGAACCATTTCGGCAGCGAGGGCAAGATCGAGGCGCAGAAAATGCTCGAGCGTCGCGCTTTCGGCAAAAAGAATCGCCTGCTCAACGCCTTTAACGAAGACGTGACGCATTGGCTGGATTTCTTCGCGTACACCAACTTTATGGACCGCGACGGGAAGTTTCAGCTTTCGATGCTCTCGCATTCGAGCTTCGCGCCGCTGGCGGCATCGATGGGGCCGATGCTGCGCGAGGAGGCGTTCCACATGGGCACCGGAATCACGGGCCTGCGCCGTATCGCCAAGGCCGCCGTTATTCCGGTCGAGATGCAGCAGAAGTACTACAACAAGTGGATTTCCGGCTCGCTCGATCTTTTTGGAACCGATCACTCCGGCTCGGCCCAGTGGGCGTACACGTGGGGCATCAAAGGCCGCGTCGACGAGGACAAAACCGGCGAAGCCGTCGATAAAGAGATGCTCAACGAGCGCGCGCGCGGCCAGTTTTACGACGAGATCGGGAAAACGATCGACCGCGTCAACGAAGTCAACCAGAGCGAGACGAAGTTTTACCTCCCGGACCTGCGCTTCAATCGCAAGATCGGCCAGTTCTCGGGCGAGCGCTATAGCGTGGACGGCCGCCGCCTAACGGAAGCGGAGTGGGAATCCTACGCACCAAGCGTCCTTCCTACCGGCGCCGACGACGCGGTGCTCGCATCGTATTTCAAGAATCCCGGTTGGATCGCGCCCAAGGGCAGCAACAGCATTTCTCAAAACTAG
- a CDS encoding phospholipid carrier-dependent glycosyltransferase gives MTELFQPAERSERLVRPLDYVLSIGIALASFVTLFVNYWLPAGKIFDEVYFARAAEDYLTRQYIYENTHPPITKLLITLSTMMFGGMHGGDNAHGWRFLDVVFGAASVWLLYILAKRVTKSSLFASYASILFAVDGMHFVQSRIATPESFVCFFSIASLYTFLRYWQAVQADTPFALVGREWLVRGIGALACVVLAIAGTLVRFPHESRPAIVLCIVWACAGLYLAYRLLLEPRWLAPRAPAATPRERSGLWLALFATSIALLVTSKWYGIMSYGVAFVVVLGVWFQRKRPARWGNPRAFPLDVIFCVVVFVTGSIYAAAYTPQFIGLSDQPTSAPRAYTFTDVVTMQYNAFEYHEHLNDGGRNQHPYASKWWQWPLDLRPILYAAEYGGSGPTATAAMVYTLPNPLILWLGLLTVPWIGFLGLRERNKGYALIVLAYLLQWLPWMASPRIAFAYHFYVDIPLICLCNAIAAQRFWLMMREYGRDGIAARAVVVGYLLAVVISFVYFYPILAGVTIPTHAWMQRMWLHSWI, from the coding sequence TTGACCGAATTGTTCCAACCCGCGGAGCGGAGCGAGCGACTCGTTCGGCCGCTGGATTACGTGCTGTCCATCGGCATCGCGCTTGCGTCGTTCGTCACGCTGTTCGTCAACTATTGGCTGCCTGCCGGGAAGATCTTCGACGAAGTCTATTTCGCGAGAGCGGCAGAAGATTACCTGACGCGGCAATACATCTACGAAAATACCCATCCGCCGATCACCAAGCTGCTGATCACGCTCTCGACGATGATGTTCGGCGGCATGCACGGCGGCGATAACGCGCACGGTTGGCGTTTTCTCGATGTCGTGTTCGGAGCGGCCTCGGTATGGCTGCTCTACATCCTCGCAAAACGCGTGACGAAATCGTCGCTGTTTGCGTCGTATGCCTCGATCCTGTTCGCCGTGGACGGCATGCACTTCGTGCAATCGCGGATCGCAACGCCGGAGAGCTTCGTCTGTTTCTTTTCGATCGCGTCGCTCTACACGTTTCTGCGCTATTGGCAAGCGGTGCAGGCGGACACGCCGTTTGCGCTGGTTGGCCGCGAGTGGCTGGTGCGCGGCATCGGCGCCCTTGCCTGCGTCGTGCTCGCCATCGCCGGGACGCTCGTACGCTTTCCGCACGAGTCGCGCCCGGCCATCGTGCTGTGCATCGTGTGGGCTTGCGCGGGGCTCTATCTCGCCTACCGATTGTTGCTCGAACCGCGCTGGCTCGCTCCGCGCGCGCCGGCTGCAACTCCCCGTGAACGGTCCGGGCTTTGGCTCGCGCTCTTCGCGACCTCGATCGCGCTGCTGGTCACGAGCAAGTGGTACGGCATCATGTCGTACGGCGTCGCGTTCGTGGTCGTACTCGGCGTGTGGTTTCAACGCAAGCGCCCGGCCCGCTGGGGGAATCCACGCGCGTTTCCGCTCGACGTGATCTTCTGCGTCGTCGTGTTCGTGACCGGGAGCATCTACGCGGCGGCTTATACGCCGCAGTTCATCGGCCTCTCCGATCAACCGACCTCGGCCCCCCGCGCGTACACGTTTACCGACGTCGTCACGATGCAATACAACGCCTTTGAATACCACGAGCACCTGAACGACGGCGGCCGCAACCAGCACCCGTACGCCTCAAAATGGTGGCAGTGGCCGCTCGATCTACGCCCGATTCTTTACGCCGCCGAATACGGCGGCAGCGGCCCCACCGCAACCGCGGCGATGGTGTACACGCTCCCCAACCCGCTCATTCTCTGGCTAGGGTTGCTCACGGTCCCCTGGATCGGATTTCTTGGGTTGCGCGAGCGCAACAAGGGATACGCGCTGATCGTTCTTGCGTACCTACTGCAGTGGCTCCCATGGATGGCCTCGCCGAGAATTGCGTTCGCGTACCACTTTTACGTCGACATTCCGCTGATCTGTCTCTGCAACGCGATTGCCGCACAACGCTTCTGGCTGATGATGCGCGAATACGGGCGCGACGGCATAGCCGCGCGCGCCGTCGTCGTGGGATATCTGTTAGCGGTCGTCATATCGTTCGTCTACTTCTACCCGATCCTCGCCGGCGTCACCATCCCCACCCACGCCTGGATGCAACGCATGTGGCTGCACTCGTGGATTTGA
- a CDS encoding Lrp/AsnC ligand binding domain-containing protein translates to MTRPSAPSAFGKSAIAASDASAALPGVIPTGGAEVARMVTAFILMNVERPRLKSIADDLLAIDGVAEVYSVAGPFDLVVIARVKEHEQLNDLVTEHIGSLEGIESTETLISFRAFAKKDLGLLWDIGVD, encoded by the coding sequence TTGACGCGACCGAGCGCGCCGAGCGCATTCGGGAAGAGCGCGATCGCCGCTTCGGACGCTAGCGCGGCCCTTCCGGGAGTCATTCCCACCGGCGGCGCCGAAGTTGCACGCATGGTTACCGCGTTCATCCTCATGAATGTCGAGCGTCCGAGACTCAAGTCCATCGCCGACGACCTCCTCGCCATAGACGGCGTTGCCGAGGTGTACTCGGTGGCCGGCCCGTTCGATCTGGTCGTGATCGCGCGCGTCAAAGAGCACGAGCAACTGAACGATTTAGTGACCGAGCACATCGGATCGCTCGAAGGCATCGAGAGCACCGAGACGTTAATCTCGTTTCGCGCGTTTGCGAAAAAAGACTTAGGGCTGCTCTGGGACATCGGTGTGGACTAA
- a CDS encoding 2-dehydropantoate 2-reductase produces the protein MSVRSAGSPLQRHAVFGLGGVGGLIATLLSAGGHSVTAIVRSDPNERMDVSLERPDGAIVRGTIRSVTALDGEVDVLWIAPKATQLRDALHAVASLRPSLVVPLLNGIDHMSVLRDAFGNDVLVPATISVETEKLAPGRFRQSSPFINLTLAENAKAVLAPATQTLAGFGVDVRYIDDEQTLLWSKLVFLAPLALATSAAGEPLGFVRDTPEWRERLEAAVREVAAVALACGASVEAHGALELIGRANPGMRSSMQKDVEAGREPELDAIGGTILRAAQAHGIPVPTIEDLIERTRARVAARAASSS, from the coding sequence ATGAGCGTTCGATCTGCCGGCAGCCCGCTCCAGCGCCATGCCGTTTTCGGCTTAGGCGGCGTGGGCGGCCTGATCGCCACGTTGCTCTCGGCGGGAGGCCATAGCGTCACGGCGATCGTTCGCAGCGATCCGAACGAGCGCATGGACGTCTCCTTGGAGCGGCCCGACGGCGCGATCGTGCGGGGCACCATTCGGTCGGTCACCGCGCTAGACGGTGAGGTCGACGTCCTGTGGATCGCCCCGAAAGCGACCCAGCTACGCGATGCGCTCCACGCCGTCGCTTCCTTGCGGCCGAGCTTGGTGGTGCCGCTGCTCAACGGGATCGACCACATGTCGGTGCTTCGCGACGCGTTTGGCAACGACGTGCTCGTACCGGCGACGATCTCGGTCGAAACCGAGAAGCTTGCGCCCGGGCGCTTCCGTCAGAGCAGCCCCTTCATCAATCTCACGCTCGCCGAGAACGCTAAGGCGGTACTTGCCCCGGCAACGCAGACGCTCGCCGGATTCGGCGTCGACGTTCGATATATCGACGACGAACAGACGTTATTGTGGTCGAAGCTGGTGTTTTTGGCACCCTTAGCATTAGCGACGTCGGCGGCGGGAGAGCCGCTCGGCTTCGTGCGGGATACGCCCGAGTGGCGCGAGCGCTTAGAAGCCGCCGTTCGCGAGGTCGCCGCCGTTGCGCTCGCGTGCGGCGCATCGGTTGAAGCCCACGGTGCTCTCGAATTGATCGGGCGCGCCAATCCCGGTATGCGGAGTTCCATGCAGAAGGATGTCGAAGCCGGCCGCGAGCCCGAACTCGATGCCATCGGCGGAACGATACTACGCGCTGCCCAAGCGCACGGCATACCCGTCCCGACGATCGAGGATCTCATCGAACGCACGCGAGCGCGGGTTGCCGCGCGGGCGGCATCCTCGTCTTGA
- a CDS encoding serine hydrolase domain-containing protein: MRNSRFSSGLLAAAFVLTTLAPISSRAQSAAPTMDEALAAIAAYAPRALAEQGAPGMSVAITDRTHTLRIITAGYANLDTKAPVTPDTRFPIGSISKSMTTLLLLQMHDRGLIDLQAPVTTYLPWWRIQGARKPILIHQLLSHTAGIPDDYTFVSSYGFAVAALRDAHEIFQPGTAWAYSNDGFATIGAVVAAVGKAPWQEQLASGVFAPIGMAHSSAYFTPRDMEDTATGYEVRDIDRPQLDHPALIAAQNYDFVDPAGSVISTPADMAAYMRLYLNGGKTADGHTLISHASFLAMTNADHLANGKPAGAAGIEMAEWPSFYKQYGYGLSIFHKDGDHLIGHTGGVSGYTACMQANLTRGFGAIAMANLVESPLHPCAIVKYAMAVLRAQQLGQALPAAPAPPPSPNIVPDPAQYAGTYTATDGSTIAFAADGRELTTSLHGATYPVFPQSDDTFATHDPRLRMFYTAFHRDKQRQVYGFNNGSKLYYKAGYAGPRSFSHPASWNALVGRYEAVIWGQPIIVRTIIVGDRLTFDGISPLRPQKDGSFLSGTSRVRFDTPAAGQMQRLWIDGGDLYRIDLP, encoded by the coding sequence ATGCGCAACTCTCGCTTTTCTAGCGGTCTCCTCGCGGCGGCTTTCGTTCTCACGACGCTCGCGCCGATCTCGTCGCGGGCCCAGAGCGCGGCGCCGACGATGGATGAAGCGCTCGCAGCCATCGCGGCCTACGCTCCGCGCGCGCTAGCCGAGCAAGGGGCACCGGGCATGTCGGTGGCGATCACCGACCGCACGCATACGCTGCGCATCATCACCGCCGGATACGCGAACCTCGATACGAAGGCGCCGGTTACGCCCGACACGCGCTTTCCGATCGGCTCGATCTCAAAATCGATGACGACGCTGCTGCTGCTGCAGATGCACGATCGAGGGTTGATCGATTTGCAGGCGCCGGTCACGACCTATCTGCCGTGGTGGCGCATCCAAGGCGCCCGCAAACCGATTCTGATCCATCAATTACTTTCGCATACGGCCGGTATTCCCGACGATTACACGTTCGTCTCGTCGTACGGGTTCGCGGTCGCCGCGTTACGCGACGCGCATGAGATCTTCCAACCCGGAACGGCATGGGCGTATTCGAACGACGGCTTCGCGACGATCGGCGCGGTCGTCGCAGCCGTCGGCAAGGCGCCGTGGCAGGAGCAGCTTGCCTCCGGCGTCTTCGCGCCGATCGGCATGGCGCACTCGTCGGCATACTTCACGCCCCGCGATATGGAAGATACCGCAACGGGGTATGAGGTTCGCGACATCGACCGCCCGCAACTCGACCATCCGGCGCTGATCGCCGCGCAGAACTACGATTTCGTCGACCCGGCCGGCTCGGTGATCTCCACTCCCGCCGACATGGCGGCGTACATGCGGTTGTATTTAAACGGCGGTAAAACCGCCGACGGCCATACGTTGATCTCACACGCATCGTTCTTGGCGATGACGAACGCCGACCATCTTGCCAACGGCAAGCCGGCCGGTGCCGCGGGCATCGAGATGGCGGAGTGGCCGAGCTTTTACAAGCAGTACGGCTACGGGCTCTCGATCTTTCACAAAGACGGCGACCATCTCATCGGGCACACCGGCGGGGTCTCCGGCTACACCGCCTGCATGCAAGCCAACCTCACCCGCGGTTTCGGGGCGATCGCGATGGCGAACCTCGTCGAATCGCCATTGCATCCGTGCGCGATCGTGAAGTACGCGATGGCCGTATTGCGCGCGCAACAACTCGGGCAGGCGCTACCCGCGGCGCCAGCGCCGCCGCCATCCCCGAACATCGTGCCCGACCCCGCGCAGTACGCCGGAACCTATACCGCGACCGACGGATCCACGATCGCGTTTGCAGCCGACGGCCGCGAGTTGACGACGAGCCTGCACGGTGCCACGTATCCGGTCTTCCCGCAAAGCGACGATACGTTCGCCACGCACGATCCGCGCCTGCGCATGTTCTACACCGCTTTCCATCGCGACAAACAGCGGCAGGTGTACGGATTTAACAACGGTTCGAAACTCTATTACAAGGCGGGATACGCGGGTCCGCGCAGCTTCTCTCACCCGGCATCGTGGAATGCGCTCGTCGGGCGCTACGAAGCGGTTATCTGGGGGCAGCCCATTATCGTGCGTACGATCATCGTTGGAGACCGGCTCACCTTCGACGGCATAAGCCCGCTTCGTCCGCAGAAGGACGGCTCGTTTCTCTCCGGCACCTCGCGCGTTCGCTTTGATACGCCGGCCGCCGGGCAAATGCAACGTCTCTGGATCGACGGCGGCGACCTCTACCGCATCGATCTCCCGTAG
- a CDS encoding asparaginase — MQAPSGEPFVDVTRGDIVESVHNVAACAGDAKGTLHLQLGDIDTPIFLRSTAKPFIAAAAIEAGVRDAFGLTMEEIAVMSASHSGESFHVNAVQSILQKIGLDASALQCGAHAPYNEAAAEALRAQGIVPSALHNNCSGKHAGILALSRVMGADPASYLELEHPAQRAILAFCARMSDDDPHAWPLGVDGCGIPVYATSLRKGALAFARFASLEGIEARDAMALLVVRDAMVSHPEFVGGTHTLDTDLMRVAGGAIACKAGAEGVHGVAAIPQGLGFVSKVIDGSSRARGPSTLALLSRLGVLDAERAAKLDGYARPVVYNRAGRVAGEVRAR; from the coding sequence TTGCAAGCTCCATCCGGAGAGCCTTTCGTCGACGTAACGCGCGGCGATATCGTTGAATCCGTCCACAATGTCGCGGCTTGCGCCGGCGACGCGAAGGGGACGCTCCACCTCCAACTCGGCGACATCGATACGCCGATTTTTTTGCGCTCGACCGCAAAGCCGTTCATTGCGGCGGCGGCGATTGAAGCCGGCGTGCGCGATGCGTTCGGGTTGACGATGGAAGAGATCGCCGTGATGTCGGCATCGCATTCCGGCGAGTCGTTCCACGTAAACGCGGTGCAGTCGATCTTGCAGAAGATCGGGCTCGATGCGTCGGCGTTGCAGTGCGGCGCGCATGCGCCGTATAACGAGGCTGCGGCGGAAGCGCTGCGCGCGCAAGGCATCGTGCCGAGTGCGCTGCACAACAATTGCTCCGGGAAGCACGCTGGAATTCTCGCGCTCTCTCGCGTGATGGGGGCGGATCCGGCGTCGTATTTGGAACTGGAGCATCCGGCGCAGCGGGCCATCTTGGCGTTTTGCGCGCGAATGTCGGATGACGATCCGCACGCGTGGCCGCTGGGGGTGGACGGTTGCGGGATTCCGGTCTATGCCACAAGTTTGCGTAAAGGGGCGCTGGCGTTCGCGCGATTCGCTTCGCTCGAGGGGATCGAAGCGCGCGATGCGATGGCGCTCTTGGTGGTGCGGGATGCGATGGTTTCGCACCCGGAGTTCGTCGGCGGCACCCATACGCTCGACACCGATTTGATGCGGGTGGCGGGCGGGGCCATCGCTTGTAAGGCGGGTGCGGAGGGCGTTCACGGGGTGGCCGCAATTCCGCAGGGCCTTGGATTCGTCAGCAAAGTGATCGACGGAAGCAGCCGAGCGCGAGGGCCTTCGACGCTGGCGCTGCTCTCTCGCTTAGGCGTGCTGGATGCCGAACGTGCCGCAAAACTCGATGGGTATGCTCGGCCGGTCGTGTATAATCGAGCGGGGCGCGTGGCCGGAGAGGTCCGCGCGCGATAG
- a CDS encoding PaaX family transcriptional regulator C-terminal domain-containing protein, translating to MLPVFEQVNPVVEGGNTRHGCSPEKPSNQVYDGFLLIRENTVILLIQPRGVKLETRPVTRPNSFIFTLYGDMVHRHTPDGSLWIGGLVRLMATFGLSDAAVRQAVSRMSRQGWLVASKHGNRAFYAVTERGRRRIEGLSPRIYGPIVEWDGRWRMLTYGVSEAQRDRRDRLRKDLAVLGWAPLSASTWISPSDTIEQARDVAQAADVLGDIDLFSGEYHGPLTDRALLEKCWDLKAIGAAYDSFIDRYTPRLQDERTTAGFSEREAFVERLWLVHDYRKFTYIDPGLPSALLPAHWAGTRAAALFREYYAAIDAKSLRFFRSAANLGSASA from the coding sequence GTGCTGCCAGTCTTTGAGCAGGTCAATCCAGTCGTCGAAGGTGGAAATACGCGCCATGGTTGCTCTCCTGAGAAACCGTCCAACCAGGTATATGACGGTTTTTTGCTAATTCGTGAGAATACCGTCATACTACTCATCCAACCAAGAGGTGTCAAGCTGGAAACGCGGCCGGTTACTCGCCCCAACTCGTTCATTTTTACCTTATACGGCGACATGGTCCACCGCCACACCCCCGACGGTTCGCTCTGGATCGGTGGGCTGGTGCGGCTCATGGCGACCTTCGGACTCTCGGACGCGGCGGTACGCCAGGCCGTCTCGCGGATGTCGCGCCAGGGCTGGCTCGTCGCAAGCAAGCATGGAAACCGTGCCTTTTACGCCGTGACCGAGCGTGGCCGGCGGCGGATCGAAGGGCTCAGCCCCCGCATCTACGGGCCTATCGTGGAATGGGACGGCCGGTGGCGGATGCTAACGTACGGCGTGAGCGAAGCCCAGCGCGACCGGCGGGACCGCCTGCGTAAGGACTTGGCCGTCTTGGGCTGGGCGCCGCTCTCGGCCTCGACGTGGATTTCGCCCTCCGACACCATCGAACAGGCCCGCGACGTAGCCCAAGCCGCGGACGTGCTCGGCGACATCGACCTGTTTTCAGGCGAATACCACGGGCCGCTCACCGACCGCGCCTTGCTCGAAAAATGCTGGGACCTGAAGGCGATCGGCGCTGCCTACGACTCTTTCATCGACCGGTACACTCCCCGGTTGCAGGACGAGCGAACGACCGCCGGGTTCTCGGAGCGCGAGGCTTTCGTCGAGCGCCTGTGGCTCGTCCACGACTACCGCAAGTTCACGTACATCGATCCCGGTTTGCCCAGCGCGCTGCTGCCGGCGCATTGGGCGGGCACGCGAGCCGCCGCCCTTTTTCGCGAATACTACGCCGCCATCGACGCGAAGTCGCTGCGCTTCTTCCGC